A stretch of DNA from Microlunatus capsulatus:
GGGCCTGGTTGGCGATGGTGACGCGGTCGCCGTGCCGCAGCAGGGAGTTGAGCAGCGTGCCCACCACCACGGCGTCGGTGACGGTGTACTCGTCCTCGATCAGCCGCGGGTTCGCGCGCCACTCGGCCGTCTTCGGCTTGGGCCCGTCGCCGTTGAAGCGGCTCTGGTACCAGACGTTCCACTCGTCGAAGGAGAGGTTGAGCGTCTTCGTGTGCCGGCCGCGGGCCTTCACGGCGTCGGCGGTGGCGACCACGCTGTCGATGAAGTAGTCCATGTCCACCGCGGAGGCGAGGAAGCTCAGCGGGTCGTCGTCGCGCTCCTCGTAGTAGGCGTGGCAGGAGACGTAGTCGACCGTGTCGTAGCAGAGCTCGAGGACCTCGGACTCCCAGCGCCCGAAGGTCGGCATCCGGGAGTTGGACGAGCCGCAGGCCACCAGCTCGATCTCGGAGTCGATGAGCCGCATCGCCTTGCCGGTCTCGTTGGCGAGCCGGCCGTACTCGGCCGGGGTCTTGTGCCCGACCTGCCACGGCCCGTCCATCTCGTTGCCCAGGCACCACAGCTTGTAGTCGAAGGGCTGCTGCGCGCCGTTGGCGATCCGCCGGTCCGACCAGTAGGTGCCGCCGGGGTGGTTGGTGTACTCCAGGAGGTCGCAGGCCTCCTGGAGGCCGCGGGTGCCGAGGTTGACCGCCATCATCACCTCGGTGCCGGCCTTCTGGGCCCAGGCGTCGAACTCGTGCAGGCCGAACTGGTTGGTCTCGACCGAGTGCCAGGCGAGGTCGAGCCGGCGGGGCCGGTCCTCGCGGGGCCCGATGCCGTCCTCCCAGCGGTAGTTGGAGACGAAGTTGCCACCGGGGTAGCGGACGACGGTGGGGCCGACCCGGCGGGTCAGCTCCAGGACGTCGGTGCGCAGGCCCTGGTCGTCGGCGCTCGGGTGGCCGGGTTCGTAGATCCCGGTGTAGACGCACCGGCCCATGTGCTCGACGAACGAGCCGAAGAGCCGGCGGGGGACGGGGGCGATGCTGAAGGCCGCGTCCAGGACGAGTCGTGCAGCGGGCATGAGGGGGCGTTTCTCCTCGGGTCGACGATGACGGAGGTGGAGCGTCGTGTGGTGCCAGCCGGCCGGTGCCCCTGGGGCCCCGGTGACGTGGGGAGGACGTTACATCGTTGTACTAGCGCCGACAAGAGAAACGCTCGATCGTTTCCCAGCCGTTTCTCAGCGTGCCCGGGTGCTCGCGCGGCGCACCACGCGGTGCGGCAGCACGGTGCTCGTGGCGGGGTGCCCGGGGTCGTTGATGCGCCGCGCCAGCAGGTCGAGCGCGGCCTCGGCCACCGCCCGCCTGTCGAAGTGCACGGTGGTCAGCGGGGGCACGGTGAACGCCGCCTCGGGGATGTCGTCGTAGCCGACCACCGAGACGTCGTCGGGCACCCGGTGGCCGTCGGCCCACAGGGCGCTGAGCACGCCCATCGCCAGGGTGTCGGTGCAGCAGACCAGCGCGTCGGGCAGCGGGTGCCGGGCCAGGTGGGCGCGCACGCCGTCGGCCCCGGCCGCGGAGGTCCACCCGTGCACCGGGATCTCCAGCTCCGGGTCCAGCGGCAGCCCCGCCTCCGTGAGCGCCTCGCGGTAGCCCTGCCGCCGCAGCTGGTAGCTGGCCGAGGGCATCCCGCCCAGCAGCGCGATCCGGCGGTGCCCCTCCTGGACGAGCAGCCCGGTCAGCTCGCGCAGCGCCGCCACGTTGTCGGTCCACAGGTGGTCGACGGCGGGCTGCTCGACCTCCCCGATCATCACCACCGGCGGCAGCGAGATCCCCGGCTGGACGGCGGAGGTCTCGCGCAGCACCGGGTTGAGCACGAGCCCGTCGATGAGGTGGGAGCGGGCGCGGGAGAGCAGCTGGGCCTCCCGCTCGACGCTGCCCGCCGACTCCTCGATCTGCACCGTCAACCCGCGGACGGCACCCGCCTGCACGAACGCACGGGTGATCGAGGCGGAGTAGGGGGTGCTGAGGTCCGGCAGCGCCACCGCGATGACCCCGGTCCGCCCGTTGCGCAGGCCGCGGGCCGACAGGTTCGGCACGTAGTCCAGCTCGCGCAGGGCGTCCTCGACCCGCTGACGGGTCTCCGGGCTGACCGGGAACGTCCCGTTGACGACGTTCGACACCGTCTTCGGCGAGACCTGGGCCCGGCGCGCGACGTCGCGGACCGTTGCTCGCATGGGCGGAGGTTAACCGCGCCCGACCCGGTGCGGCAACGACGCTGCGCCGTGCGGCGCGCCCTCAGCGCGCCTCGTAGGCCGCCGCCCGGGTCTGGACGGCGTGCAGCCGCGGCGTGTCGAACTTCGGCCGGCGGCGCTCGTCGTAGATCCCGTTCTGCTCCTGGAAGGTGTCGGTGAGCTGGGTGTAGCAGTAGCCGAACATGCCCGGGTCGTCGAGCAGCGCGTCGACCAGGCCGGCGAAGCGGACGTAGAACGCCTCCTCGTCGCCCACCCGCTGGCCGTAGCCCCAGGAGGTCTCCCGGCCGAGCTGGACGGCGTCGGCCGCGGCCATCTCGGCGTTCCACCAGATGCCGCCGAACTCGCTGACGAAGTAGGGCTGGCCCCGGTGCGGCTGGGAGATCGTGGCGCCGTCGTGGACGTTGGTGTAGCCGCGGCCCTCCGCCAGCCCGCCGACCTGCTCGGCGAAGGCCGCCGGGTCCTGCTCGTAGTTGTGGCTGTCCCAGATGTCGGTCTCCAGCACCCGGTGGGAGTAGCCGGAGGCGTCCAGCACCGGCCGCGACGGGTCGGCGAGCTTGGTGGCCAGGAACATCGCGCGGGTGACGTCGTCGAGCTGGGTGACCCGGTCCCCGAGCGGCTGGTAGGTCTCGTTCAGCGGGCACCAGCCGATGATCGCCGGGTGGTTGTGGTCGCGCTGGAGCGCCTCGAGCCACTGGGTGACGAAGCTGGCCGTCGGCTGCTGGTGGTCGGTTGGCACGCCGTGGCCGCCGGCGCCCCAGTCGGCGAACTCGCCCCAGACCAGGTAGCCCAGCCGGTCGGCGTGGTGCAGGTAGCGCTCCTCGAAGACCTTCTGGTGCAGCCGGGCGCCGTTGAAGCCGGCCTCCTGCCCCAGCCGGATGTCGTCGACCAGGGCCTGGTCGCTGGGCGCGGTCATCAGGCTCTGCGGCCAGTAGCCCTGGTCGAGCACCAGGCGCTGGAAGACGTGCCGGCCGTTGAGCAGGACGGCGTCGCCGTCGAGGGCGACCGAGCGCAGGCCGGCGTAGCTCTGCAGCCGGTCCAGCTCGCCGTCGGGCCCGGTGAGCACCAGCTCGAGGTCGTAGAGGTGCGGGTCCTCCGGCGACCAGGTGCGCCGGCGGTCCTCCGGCACCGCCAGCACGAGGGAGGGCGCCAGGTCGAGGTCGGCGGCGACCTCGGCGCGGGCCACCTCGCCGTCCGCGTCGGAGAGCACCGCGGTGACCCGGCTGCCGGGCAGGTTCCGCGACAGCGGGGTGGTCACGGCGAAGCTGCTGCTGGCCAGCTGCGGGGTGACCCGCGGCCGGCGCAGGTGGACGGGGTGGACCGGCTCCATCCACACCGTCTGCCAGATGCCGGTGGTGCGGGTGTAGTGGCAGTCGCGGTTGGCGTAGCGGACCGACTGCTTGCCGCGCGCCTGCGGGCCCTCCTTGGGGTCGCGGGCGCGGACGACGACCGTCACCTCCTGGCCGCCGCGGGCCAGGCCGGTGAGGTCGGCGGTGACGGGGGTGAAGCCGCCGCGGTGCCGGACGACCTCGGTGCCGTCGACCCAGACGGTCGCGTCGTGGTCGACGGCGCCGAGGTGCAGCAGCACCGACGCGTCGCCCCACTCCGCCGGCACCGCCACGGTCCGGCGGTACCAGACGGCGCCGAGGTAGTCGACGTCGCCGACGCCGGAGGCCTCCGACTCGGGGGCGAAGGGGACGGTGATCGCACCGGCGAGCGGGCGCTCGAGCAGGCCGCGCTCCAGGCCGGAGTCGGAGCGGTCCACCTCGAACTCCCAGCTCCCGTTGAGGCAGAGCCAGCGGGAGCGCACCATCTGGGGGCGCGGGTACTCCGGACGGGGGAGCGCGGGGTCGGTCGCGGGCGTCGTGGTCGGCGTCGTCGTCGTGGTCACGGACCCAGCCTGGCGCACCCGTTCCGAGCGGGTCCAGGCGGGGAGCGAGCGGGCCGGCCGGGCCGCCCGCCCGGTGTAGACTCGGGGCAGCAGCCCGCGAGGGCTGACTTCGCATGCCCGCGTCCCGCCACCGGTGGGGCGGCGCCTCCGGTCTCGGTCCGCCGAGCTGGTGCCGTGCCGGGCATCAGGGGTGCCGAAGAGCTCGGCACCGAGCCAACCGCACGCCGGCCCCAGCGGAGGCCGGTAAGGAAAGGAATACGGCCATGGCCGTCGTCACCACCCGCCAGCTCCTCGAGAGCGGCGTCCACTTCGGGCACCAGACCCGTCGCTGGAACCCCAAGATGCGTCGCTTCATCTTCACCGAGCGCAACGGCATCTACATCATCGACCTGCAGCAGTCGCTGACCTACATCGACAGCGCCTACGCGTTCGTCAAGGACGTCGTCGCCCGCGGCGGCCAGGTCATGTTCGTCGGCACCAAGAAGCAGGCGCAGGAGACCATCGCCGAGCAGGCGACCCGGGTCGGGATGCCCTACGTCAACCAGCGTTGGCTCGGTGGCATGCTCACCAACTTCCAGACGGTCATCAAGCGCGTCCAGCGGCTCAAGGAGCTGGAGGGCATGGACTTCGACGACGTCGCCGGCTCCGGCTTCACCAAGAAGGAGCTGCTCGGCTTCCGTCGCGAGATGGAGAAGCTCGAGAAGACCCTGGGCGGCATCCGCGACATGGGCAAGACCCCGCAGGCGGTCTGGATCGTCGACACCAACAAGGAGCACCTCGCCGTCGACGAGGCCCGCAAGCTGCGGATCCCGGTCATCGGCATCCTCGACACCAACTGCGACCCCGACCTGGTCGATTTCGCGATCCCGGGCAACGACGACGCCATCCGCTCGGTCGCGCTGCTGACCCGCGTGCTGGCCGACGCCGTGGCCGAGGGCCTCGTGGCCCGCTCCGGCGCCCAGGGCGGCGGCGAGGCCGCGGCGACCAACCCGGCCGAGCCCATGCCCGACTGGGAGCGCGAGCTCCTGGGCGCCTCGCAGGAGACCGCCCCGGCGCAGCCCGACGCCACCCCGGCGGACGACGCCGCCCCGGTGCCCGCTTCCGAGCAGCCCGGCGAGGCGGCCGTCGAGGCCGAGGCCTCCGCCGACGCGCAGGTCGACGTCGAGCAGCAGGACGACCAGCCCGTCGCCAACTGAGCGACCGGCCCGGACGTCCCCACCGCACCACACACGGAAGACGAGGAACGAGAACGCATGGCAACCATTGCTGCCGCTGACGTGAAGAAGCTCCGCGACGCCACCGGCGCCGGGATGATGGACTGCAAGAAGGCGCTCACCGAGAGCGACGGCGACTACGAGAAGGCCGTCGAGTTCCTGCGGGTGAACGGCCAGGCCAAGGCGGCCAAGCGGGGCGCCGAGCGCTCCGCCACCAACGGCCTGGTCGTCTCGGTCGACGGCGCGCTGCTCCAGCTGGGCGCCGAGACCGACTTCGTGGCCAAGAACGACGAGTTCCAGACCCTGGCCAACGCCGCGGTCCAGGCCGTCGCCGCCACCAAGGCCGACTCGGTCGACGCCGCCAACGCCGCCGCGCTGCCCTCGGGCCAGACCGTCGGCGACGCCGTCGGCGAGCTCGCCGTCAAGATCGGCGAGAAGCTCGAGGTCTCCAACGCTGCGTACTTCGACGGCCAGACCGTCGTGTACCTGCACCGCCGGGCCTCCGACCTGCCGCCCCAGGTGGGCGTGCTCGTCGAGTACGAGGGCACCGACGAGTCCGCGGCCCGCGCCGCGGCGATGCAGATCGCCGCGATGCGCCCGCAGTACCTGAGCCGCGAGGAGGTCCCGGCGGACCTGGTGGAGAACGAGCGCCGCATCGCCGAGGCCACCGCCAAGGAGGAGGGCAAGCCCGAGCAGGCGCTGCCCAAGATCGTCGAGGGCCGGGTGAACGCGTTCTTCAAGGACGTCGTGCTGCTCGACCAGCCGTCGGTCACCGACAACAAGACCTCGGTCGGCAAGCAGCTCGCCGCCGCCGGGGTCACCCTGAAGCGCTTCGCGCGCTTCGAGGCCGCCGGCGCCTGACGCCCGCGGGAACCACCGCTGAGCACCGACCGGCGCCACGACTGCCCGCAGTCGTGGCGCCGTTCGCTGCCCCCGCCGCCGACCCGACCAGGAGACCCATGACCAGCCCCGCTCCCACGACCGACGCCGCGCCCGCGACGGCCGGCCCGTACAAGCGCGTGATGCTCAAGCTCTCCGGGGAGGTGTTCGGCGGCGGCCAGGTGGGCGTCGACCCGATCGTCGTCTCCTCCGTGGCCCGGCAGATCGCCACCGTCGTCCGCAGCGGCGTGCAGGTGGCGATCGTCGTCGGCGGGGGCAACTTCTTCCGCGGCGCCGAGCTGCAGCAGGGCGGCATGGACCGCGACCGCGCCGACTACATGGGCATGCTCGGCACCGTCATGAACTGCCTGGCGCTGCAGGACTTCCTCGAGAAGGAGGGCGTCCAGACCCGCGTGCAGACCGCCATCACCATGGGCCAGGTCGCCGAGCCCTACATCCCCCGCCGGGCCGAGCGGCACCTGGAGAAGGGCCGCGTCGTCATCTTCGGCGCCGGCTCCGGGATGCCCTACTTCTCCACCGACACCGTCGCCGCCCAGCGCGCGCTGGAGATCGGCGCCGAGGTGCTGCTGATGGGCAAGCAGGGCGTCGACGGTGTCTACTCCGCCGACCCCAACCGGCACGAGGACGCCGTCAAGTTCGACGAGCTGACCTACGACGACTACCTGGCGCGCGACCTCAAGGTCGCCGACGCGACGGCCATCAGCATGGCCCGCGACTACCGCCTGCCCCTGATCTTCTTCAGCCTGGACACCGACGGGACGATCGTCAGCGTGTGCGCGGGTGAGAAGATCGGTACGACCGTCCACGCCTGAGCGCGGACGCCCCGCACGCCGCACGCCCGGGGACCCGCCGCCGGGTCCCGCCACGACCGAAGGAGCGAGACCCGTGATCTCCGACATCATCCGCGACGCCGAGACCAAGATGGCCAGCGCGGTCGAGTACGCCAAGGAGGAGTTCGCGGCCATCCGCACCGGTCGGGCCCACCCGGCGATGTTCGCCAAGCTGACGGCCGACTACTACGGCGCCCAGACCCCCCTGCAGCAGCTGGCCACCTTCCAGGTGCCCGAGGCGCGGGTCGTCCTCATCACCCCCTACGACCAGTCGTCGGTGAACGCCATCGAGAAGTCGATCCGCGACTCCGACCTCGGCGTCAACCCGTCGAACGACGGCAAGACCATCCGCGTCACCCTGCCCCAGCTCACCGAACAGCGGCGCAAGGAGTACATCAAGCTGGCCAAGACCAAGGCCGAGGACGCCCGGATCTCGGTCCGCGGCGCGCGCCGCACCGCCAAGGACGCCCTCGACAAGATGGTCAAGGACAAGGAGGTCGGCGAGGACGAGGTCGTGCGGGCCGAGAAGGTCCTCGACGCCTCGACCAAGAAGCACACCGACGCCGTCGACGACCTCTTCAAGCACAAGGAAGCCGACCTGCTCGCCGTCTGAGCGCGCGTCGGACCTGATCTCGTGAACGGCAGCAGACCGCGGTGACCGGCACCCCGGCCCCGCCCCCCACCACCGGGGGCGGTGGCGGCGCACCCACCGCGCCCGGACACGGCCGGGCCGGGCGGAACCTGCCGCAGGCCCTCGCCGTCGGCCTGGGGCTGGGCGCCTACGTGGTGCTCACCCTGGTCTTCTGGCGCTTCGGGTTCGTCCTGCTGATCGCCCTGGCCCTGGCCCTGGCGTCGGTCGAGCTCTACAACGCGCTGCGCCGGGTCGGCATGCGGGCGGCCGTCGTGCCGATCGTCATCGGCAGCGTGGCCATCGCCATCGGCTCCTACCTGGCGGGCCGGCAGAGCCCGGTCGTGTTCTCCACCACCAGCGTGCTGCTGGCCGCGCTGGCCCTGACGGTGATCGCGAGCCTGGTCTGGCGGATGCGCGGCGGGGCCGAGGGCTACGTCCGCGACACCGCCGCGAGCATGCTGATCATCGCCTACGTGCCGCTGCTCGGCTCGTTCGCCGCCCTCATCCTGGCCGCGCCCGAGGACGGCGTCGCCCGGATGATCCTCTTCCTGCTCGTCGTCGTGATGAACGACACCGGCGGCTACGTGGCCGGCGTGCTGTTCGGCAAGCACCCGATGGCGCCGCGGATCAGCCCCAAGAAGTCCTGGGAGGGCTTCGCCGGCTCGATGCTGTTCGGCATCGTCTCCGCCGTGCTGATGGCCGTCTACGGCCTCGAGGCCCCGGTCTGGGTGGGCGTGCTGCTCGGCGTCTGCCTGGTCGCGGTCGGCACCTGCGGCGACCTCGTCGAGTCCCTCATCAAGCGCGACCTCGGCATCAAGGACATGAGCTCGTTCCTGCCCGGTCACGGCGGGGTGATGGACCGCTTGGACTCGCTCCTCATCTCGGCCCCGGTAGCCTGGCTCATCATGTACGTACTGGTTCCCGGCGGATGAGCACCCCGCCCCCCGCCGCGGGAGCCCCCGCTCCCGCCGCGTCCCCCGCACGCACCCTGCCGCTGGTCATGACCGCGCCCCGCCGGGGCAAGCCCCCGGTCCACTGGGCCGACCTCACCCCCGCCGAGCGCCGCGAGTCGCTCGAGGCCGAGGGCCAGCGCGCCTACCGGGCCCGCCAGCTGTCCTCGCACTACTTCGAGGGCCTGCGGACCGACCCCGCCGAGTGGACCGACCTGCCGCCCGCCCTGCGCGAGCAGCTGGCCACCAAGTTCCTCCCGACGCTGCTCAACCCGGTCAAGACCTCCCTCGCCGACGCCGGCACCACCGTCAAGACGCTGTGGCGGCTGCACGACGGCGCCCTGGTGGAGAGCGTCCTCATGCGCTACCCCGACCGGGTGACGATGTGCGTCTCCAGCCAGGCCGGCTGCGGCATGGCCTGCCCCTTCTGCGCCACCGGCCAGGGCGGGCTGCAGCGCAACATGAGCACCGCCGAGATCGTCGAGCAGGTCGTCGACGGCGCCCGCCGCCTCGACCGCGGCGAGATCGCCGGCGGGCCGCCGCCCGGTGCCGACCCCGGTGCGCGCGACCGCGTGAGCAACGTCGTCTTCATGGGCATGGGCGAGCCGCTGGCCAACTACAAGGCCGTCGTCGGCGCCGTCCGCCAGCTCACCACCCCGGCCCCCGACGGGCTGGGGATGAGCGCCCGTGGCATCACCATCTCCACCGTCGGCCTGGTGCCCCGGATGCAGCAGCTGGCCCAGGAGGGCGTCCCCGTCACGCTGGCGCTGTCGCTGCACGCGCCCGACGACGAGCTGCGCGACGAGCTGGTGCCGATCAACACCCGGTGGAACGTCGAGGAGGTCGTCGACGCCGCCTGGGAGTACGCCCGGACGACCAAGCGCCGCGTCTCCATCGAGTACATCCTCATCCGCGACATCAACGACCAGGCCTTCCGCGCCGACCTGCTGGCCAAGGTGCTGCGCCGCCGGGGCAACTGGGGCTGGGTGCACGTCAACCTCATCCCCCTGAACCCGACGCCCGGCTCCAAGTGGACCGCCTCCCGTCGCCGCGACGAGGACGAGTTCGTCCGCCGGCTGGAGTCCAAGGGCGTCCCCGTCACCGTCCGCGACACCCGCGGTCGCGAGATCGACGGGGCCTGCGGGCAGCTGGCGGCGACCGAGGTGGATGAGGGTCTCTGACCTCTGTGGTTGATGGACCTCGCTCCGCTCGGTCGCGCCCCTCGCTCTGATCGGGCGCCTTCCTCCCTCCGAGGCAGGACGAAGAGCGTGTCCTGCCCCTCCGGTCGTCCAGGCGCCGGCGCGAGGTGCTGCGTCGGTCGGGTGGGTGCCGACGTGGGCACCCGGGCCGAGTTGTCAGACGTGAGTTGACCTCTGGGTCAACGGGCGTCTGACAGGTCAGGGGAGGGCGACGATCTCCGCGTTCTGGATCTCGCCGTCGGCGAGGTCGAGGAGGCCCAGGGTGCGGTGGGGCTGGCGGCGCTTGTCGGTGGGGGAGCCGGGGTTGAAGACCCGGACGCCGTCGCCGGTGACGTCCATCGGGATGTGGGAGTGGCCGAAGACGACGAGGTCGGCGGTGGGGAAGCGGCGGCGCATCCGCGCCGTCCGGCGGTCCTTGGGGCCGCTGTCGTGGATCATCGCCACCTGCACCCCGGCCAGGTCCAGCTGCAGGGTCTCGGGGGCGCCCCAGGCCGCGATCTCGGCCCCGTCGTTGTTGCCCCGGACGACGTGCACCGGGGCGTAGCCCGCCAGCAGGTCCAGGACGTCGGGGGTGCAGACGTCGCCGGCGTGCAGGATGACGTCGGCGCCGGCCAGGTGCTCCGCGACCGCGGGCGGGCAGCCCTTCCAGAACCGCGGCGCGTGGGTGTCCGACAGCACGACCACCCTCACCGCTCCACCGCCCCGGCACCGGTCGCGGGCACCGGCCAGTCGGGCAGCAGCTCGGCGAGCCGGGCCAGCTGGGCGGTGCTGACGAAGGACGGGTTGGCCGCGAACGGCTGGCGCTGCACCTCGAGGTCGAGGACCCCCGCGGCCCGCAGCGACGCGGCCGTCACGGGCTCCTCGAGCAGCCGGACGTCGACCTCGACGCGCGCCCGGACGCCGTGCCGGGAGCCCTCGTCGGTCCAGAAGCCGCGCTCGGCGTCGTGCCAGGGCTCGGCCGGGGCCAGCACCGCGCCCAGCCCCCAGATGCCGCGCTCGAAGCCGCTGCGCCCGTCGCCGGACACCCAGAAGACCACCCGGTCGTCCGGCCGCATGAGCGCGCTGCGGTAGCCCGGCCGGACGGCCCAGGAGGTGAGCCGTCGCTCCCCGGCGTCCAGGAAGCCGCGCAGGTCCCAGACGGCCGGGTTGGCCTTGAGCAGCCAGGCCCCCAGGTCGTCGCGGTCCACAGCAGGTCGCACGCCTGCCCCCTCTCTCGTCGGGACCATCGTCCCAGGGCACCGGGACCTGGTGCCGGGGCCCTTCGGGTTGTTATTCCTGAGACCGCAGAAATGATCACTAATTCGGAGAAGAAAGTAATTTAGAAGGCCCTTTTCTGCTTGGTTTCGCGAGGAATTCCCGCCTAGCATTCCCACTGCACGCGGGAGCCGCGCGCCGTCGGCCCGGCCGGCACTCGGGGATCGACCAGCACGACGACCTCCGAGGAGACCCATGAACAAGACCGCCAAGGGCGCGGCCGCGCTCGCCGCCGCCGCCGCCCTGCTGCTCGGCGGAGCCGGCACCTACGCCCTGTGGAACGACACCGAGTCCCTCGACGGCGGGGCCGTCGCCTCCGGCGAGCTCAAGATCACCGGAGCCACGGCCGGCGTCTGGCGCGACGTCTCCGCGGGCGGCGCGGGCACGGTCATCACCGACATCGCGGGCTTCCTGGTCGTCCCCGGGGACACCCTGACCTACACCGTCGGCGCCACCGTGCTGGCCAAGGGCGACAACCTCAGCGCGACCCTCACCGCCGACCCCACCTCGGTCACCGGCGACGCCGAGCTGCTCGCCGACATGGCCATCACCACGGCCGTGCGGGTGGGCGGCGCGCTCGTGCCGACCATCACGGAGGCGAACGACGGGCAGACGGTCCAGACCGTGGTCACCCTCGCCTTCGACGAGGCCTCGACCAACGTGACCCAGCTCCAGGACCTCGACCTCGCCGACCTCGAGCTGGTCCTGCAGCAGAGCCCGCGCTGACCCGACCGTGCGCCGGGTCCGCCTCCTGGTCGTCGTCGCCGCGACCGCCCTCCTCGTCGTGACCGGGTGGTCGACGGCGGGGACGGGCGCGTCCTGGGTGGACAGCGCCGACCTCGACGGCGGGGTCGTGCGCAGCGGCGA
This window harbors:
- a CDS encoding EVE domain-containing protein, encoding MRPAVDRDDLGAWLLKANPAVWDLRGFLDAGERRLTSWAVRPGYRSALMRPDDRVVFWVSGDGRSGFERGIWGLGAVLAPAEPWHDAERGFWTDEGSRHGVRARVEVDVRLLEEPVTAASLRAAGVLDLEVQRQPFAANPSFVSTAQLARLAELLPDWPVPATGAGAVER
- a CDS encoding alternate-type signal peptide domain-containing protein, translating into MNKTAKGAAALAAAAALLLGGAGTYALWNDTESLDGGAVASGELKITGATAGVWRDVSAGGAGTVITDIAGFLVVPGDTLTYTVGATVLAKGDNLSATLTADPTSVTGDAELLADMAITTAVRVGGALVPTITEANDGQTVQTVVTLAFDEASTNVTQLQDLDLADLELVLQQSPR